ATTAAGAAAAATTATTTCTTGGAGGTATTGGTCGCGGAAAGCTATTTTTGCGCCAAATTCAAACTATATAGCGTATGGGAGGCTTCAATTCCTTTGTTAAATTGTTTATTCCTAAGGACAGGGTATTCTATTCATTATTTGAGGATGTAGCTGCCAATCTGGTGGAAATGGGAAAAGTGTTGATAGAACTGGTAAATTCTACAGACCCTGCTGTAAGAAAAGATAAGACGCATCTGATCGAAAGACTGGAGCATAAGAACGACGATTTTACCCATCGCATATTCGTAGAACTGGGCCAGAACTTCATCACCCCTTTTGACCGTGAAGATATTCACCACCTGGCATCTACGCTGGATGACGTAGCAGATTATATTCATGGCTCTGCCAAACGTTTAGATCTGTATAAAGTGGTAGAAATCAGCGATAGCGTTCGTAAACTGGCAGACCTGATTTACCAGGGTTGCGTAGAGTTGCAC
This Chitinophaga sancti DNA region includes the following protein-coding sequences:
- a CDS encoding DUF47 domain-containing protein, coding for MGGFNSFVKLFIPKDRVFYSLFEDVAANLVEMGKVLIELVNSTDPAVRKDKTHLIERLEHKNDDFTHRIFVELGQNFITPFDREDIHHLASTLDDVADYIHGSAKRLDLYKVVEISDSVRKLADLIYQGCVELHKAIPELRTMSNMRNITDACVRINSLENHADDIYDMAIADLFEKESNNAGELLKMRELYQALEIATDKCEDCANVIESIIIKYA